CTTGATATCTGATTTTAATTCACTTCTAACTGTATCAATCTTCACATTTAAGTTGTTTTCAACAATATCTATTTTATTATCAAGTTCAGTTTTAACAGAAATAATCTCAGATTTTAAACTACGCTCTAACATCTCAAGCTTAAGATTAAAATTACTCTCTAAATACTCAATATCTTTATAAGTCAGTTCATTACGATAATATCTTTTAGAGAGATCATTTGCAACAAAATCTTGCATACCCATTTTTACAAATTCTTGATATATAATCTCCTCTGTAATATGCCCATTAAAAATTTGTGTACTAGCAACAGAATGTAGTGATGAATCTTGCATAAAATCTCCTTATATAATCATTATATAACATCTTAAGTATTATAGGAACCTTATTTTAGTAAAATGTGCTTTAAGAGGGTCCCTAACTCTAATATAAAGCGTCTAGTCTATTTTCTTTAGTTTATCAAAAAGCTCAAATGCAGTCTTACCATCAATCTGTTGTTAAAGGATTGCTATCAATACTCTTTAGACCTGGATACTATTACAAATAGTAAAAAAAGGAAAACAATTCTTATAAAAAGAACAGTTTTCCTACAATGACTTTATTTAGTTATGTTTTATTAATAATTATTTATTGTTACTGGCCACTACTAGCTGCTGCATTTGAAGGTCCAGTAGCCTCAGCCTCTGCTGTTTTATCTTCTTGTGTAACTGTAACAAGAGAATCACTAATTGTCTTTAATCCACTATCAACAGTATTTCTAATAGCAATAATAAGAGTACTGAGTGTTTTACCAACAGCACTAGCTGCTGCACCATTAACTGCATGGGCAGATTTATCGTCATTCTTAGCAGCAAACTTACCATCCTTAGCCATTGCTCGCAGTGCAATACCTCCTGCAATAACCGCATCTTTATCTTTTAAAGTATCACCAAACTCCTTATCATCATCTTTTTTAGCTGCAGCAATCTCAGCAGCATTCTTCGCTTCTTCAATTTTAATCTCACCAGTAGCAGCATCACCATTATCTTTAACGATAGCTTGCAATATATCAGCCCCAGTTACAGCACCAACAGCCTTTGCTGCATCAGCAGCTGATTTCTTTGCAGCATCAGTAGCTCCAGCATTGTTATTAGCAAATAGTTTTCCTGCAGCATCATTATCCCTTGCACCAAGATCCTCAGCCTTTTTATTATCCCCCGCATCAGGATTGCCTTTACCTTGAAGTACCACATCTACAATTGATTTAATACCCTTTACTAGACTATCAACACCAGTTCCAACAACACCGCCATTATTGTCAGCAGCAACATTACCAAGTAATTCATCACCTTCAGCACCCTTTACAGCATCGCCTGCCCCTTCTATTATTTTATTAAGTGTATTATCAATTAGTTTTTTTACTGCAGTACCTGCTGAATCTGCATTAGGATTATTTTTAGATTTCATGTCAGTCACAATTTTATTAAGGGACCTCTTAGTAGATGAAACAGTGTCATGAATCTTCTTAAAGTAGTTCCCAACATCAGACTTTTTAGTATTAGTATTAAACCCTAAAACCCCTCCAACCATATCAGAAAGGGAAGTAAAAACATTTAAGAAGTCATTACCTAAACTAATAATAGATTTTAAGAATCTACTCTGAAGAGCCTATAAATAAGCAATTTAAGATTTTATTAAGTTCTAAAAAAAGATAAAATCAAGGCATAAATATAAGTCTAAAAGATAAAAGAAATCATAATAAATCTTAAGGAATTATAATAAAGTAGTAAAGCAAATAAAAAAAGAATAAAGAAACAAAAAAAGCTAAGAGAAGAATACTCCTAGCTTATTATTTATAGACTTTATTTTATAAGAAAATAACGATTGATTAAAAAGTAATCTTATAATAATAAATTAACTTGTTTATCCCTTAGATGTTAGAAGGTTTAACAGAAGTTGTAAGTTCCTTAATTGCAGACTCTACTGCAGCATCAGCAGCCTTTAACAAAGCATCAACTGCTGTATTCAATTTACCAAGTTCTTCAGCTCCCTTATCTCCATTAGGCTGACTAGTCCTATCTATAGCTTTTTTTGCATCATCAGCTTTAGCATCATTTTTACCAAGAGTAGCATTTGCTCCTTTCACTTTATTTATAAACTCTGTACTTGAAGTCTTAGCCTCAGTAACTTGTTTCTTAAGTTCATTATCATTTATTTTTGTTTCTAAAGCTACTAATTTAGTCTGTATATCCAACACCACACTATATACTCCTGCAACTAAAGAACCATTTTTATCTTTATCAGCATCATCAGCAAGTTTACCAGCATTATCAACTTTCTTACCAATAGCTTTAGCGAGTTCATCAATAGACTTAACTAAGGTATGAACGTCTTTAACACTCTTAGCAAAAGCAACAGCCTCTGTTATTTTTGAACTTACTGACTTTAAATCAATAAGAGTGCCATCAGATTTAGCCGCTTGTCCATCTTTAGGAGAAGAAGCTGAATTATTACAAGACATAAGTAAAAATAAAGTCATTAATAACGCACAAAAAGTAATTCTTTTCATTATCACGTGCCTCCTTATTACCTCAAGGAGCAAAATGGTTAACAACCTTTGAACAAAATAAAAAAAGCTAAAAGCATAGATACTGTAACCTTGCAAAAACTAAATACAATGAGAAAATTAGCAGATATTAATTGTCTCTAACAAAAAATTAAATAATTTTCTAAAAAAATAACTGATATGTAGTCAAAGAAAGAAAAGGTTTAATTAATTTAAATTCATTTATTCAACAATGAATAGACTATGGATATTAATGTTAAAATTATTCCTATATTTAGGGTAATAATAGTTCCAAACATCCAACCATGAAGTCTTAATGTACTCTTAAGTTCCATTTTGTTAACATCAATCTTATTATCAAGTTCATTAAATTTAGTATCGAATTTATTATCCAAGTCTTTAATATCGGATTTTAATTCACTTTTAACATTATCAATCTTAGTGTTAAGATTATTCTCAACAGTATCTATTTTGTTATCCAGGTCTTTAATGTCTGATTTTAATTCACTTCTGACTGTATCAATTTTAGTATCTAAGTCTTTAATATCAGATTTTAACTCATTTCTAACGTTGACAATTTTATTATCAAGGTCTCTAATCTCAGCTTGTAAGGTTGCTTCTACCTTTTCAAGCTTAAGGTTAAAAGTAGTCTCTAAATACTCAATATCTTTATAAGTCAGTTCATTTTTATAATATCTGTAAGATAAATCAATAGCAATATCTCTATTAATACCAGCTCTAGTAAGTTCAGCTATAACCATTTGTTGAGTAATAACAGGTTGTGCAAGTCCCATAAAAATCTCCTTATGTAATTATTATATAATATCTTAAGTGTTATAGGAACCTTATGTTAGTAAAATGTGCCTTAAGAAGGTCCCTCAATCTAACATAAAGTATTTAGTCTATTTTCTTTAGCTTATCAAAAAGCTCAAATGTAGTCTTACCATCAATCTGTTGTCAAAGGATTACTACCAATACTATTTAGACCTGAATTATTACAAGATAGTAAAAAAGGAAAACCGCTCCCTTAAATACAGAGAAATAGTTTTCCTCAAATGACTTTATTTAGTTATGTATTGCTTACTAATCCTATTTAGTCCTGATTATTAGTTCTTCTTAGCTTCAGAGGTTGTATTATCAATAGTTAAAGGAGTATCAATAGAATTGAATTTCATAGTATCTTTAACAGTCTTAAGCCCTGTATCAATTGTTTCTCTTATCGCTATTGTTAGAGTACCCAATGCTTTAGTTACTGCGCTTATTGTTACACCTTTAACTGCAACAGAAACATCAGCATCATTACTATTAGAAAACTTACCATTCTTAGCCATAGCTCTTAAAGCTATACCTCCTGCAATAGTTGCATCTTTAGGGGAAACACCAATATTAGCATTAGCATCATTATTCTCAGCTAACTTAGCTGCTTTACCCTTATCTTCAATTATAGTTTTTAGTATATCAGCTCCCGTTACAGCACCAACAGCTTTAGCAGCATCAGTAACAACTTTTTTGGCATTAGCTTGAGCGCCAGCAGCACCATTACCAGTAACAAATAATTTACCTGCTTCACCATCAGCAGCATTTCCATTAGTCCTAGCGGTATTACCATCTTCAGCTTTTTTATCATCTCCCGCATCAGGATTCCCCTTGTCTTTTAGTACTACATCTACAATTGATTTAATTCCTTTTGCTAGTTTATCGACTTCAGCACCAGCAGTACCACCGTTATTCTGAGCAGCAACATTACCAAGCAACTCATCACCTGTAGTACCAATAGCCTCACTAGCAGTCTTAGCCCCCTGGATTATCTTATCAAGAGTGGTTGTAACTAAATTAGTTACAGCAGTCTCAACTGTAGAAGAATTAGGATGATTCTCAGATTTCATATCAGCAACAATTTTATTAAGGGACCTCTTAGTAGATGAAAGAGTATCCTGAACGGTCTTAAAGTAGTTCCCAACATCAGACTTCTTAGTATTAGTATTAAACCCTAAAACCCCTCCAACCATATCAGAAAAGGAAGTAAAAATATTTAAGAAGTCATTACTTAAACTAATAACAGATTTTAAGAATCTACTCTGAAGAGCCTATAAATAAGCAATTTAAGATTTTATTAAGTGATAAAACAAGATAAAATCAAGGCATAAATATAAGTCTAAAAGATAAAAGAAATCATAAGTAATCTTAAAGAAGGAGACCAAAGTAGTCAAGCAAGTAAAAAGAGAATTAAAAACAAAATAAGCTAAGAGAAGCATACTCTTAGCTTATTATTTATAGACTTTATTTTATCAGATAATTACGATTAATTAAAAAGTAATCTTATAATAATAAATTAACTTGTTTATGCCTTAGGTGTTAGAGGGTTTAGCAGGGAGTGTAAGCTCCTTAATTGCAGCTGTTACTGCATCTTCAGCAGCTGTGAACAACGCATCAATTGCTGTGTTGAGCTTATCAAGCTCTTCTCTTCCTTTAGTTTTATCACCATTATCTTTAAGAATAGCTTTCTTTACATCGTCATCCTTAGCTCCTTCTTTATCAAACTCATTAGTAGCACCTTTTACCGTAGTTAAGAAAGCTGTACTTTCCTTCTTAGCACTACCAACTTTTGCCTTTAAATCACTTGAGAGGCCATCTTGTTTCTCTAATGCTCCTAATTTAGTATCCACAGCTTCTATAACACTATATACTCCTGCAAGTAAAGAACCATTATGATCAGCTATATCACCAAGACCAGCAGCACCAACTTTCTTCCCAATAGCTTTAGCAAGTTCATCAATAGACTTAACTAAAGTATGAACTTCTTTAACACTCTTAGCAAAAGCAACAGCGTTTTTTATGTTTTTAGTTATTTTATCTAGGTCAAGGATTGTACCATCAGACTTAGCCGCTTGTCCATCTTTAGGAGAAGTCCCTGAATTATTACAAGACATAAGTAAAAATAAAGTCATTAATAATGCACAAAAAGTAATTCTTTTCATTATCACGTGCCTCCTTATTACCTCAAGGAGCAAAATGGTTAACAACCTTTGAACAAAATAAAAACAGTAAATAAAGAACATAGATGCTTTAACATTTCAGATACTGTGTGTAATTTAACAATTAATGAAGTTAAATTGTACTTAAAATTTTAATGTTTTGTAAAAAAATAATTAACAGAAGGTCAATTAAATAA
The sequence above is a segment of the Borrelia parkeri genome. Coding sequences within it:
- the bdr gene encoding Bdr family repetitive protein — its product is MQDSSLHSVASTQIFNGHITEEIIYQEFVKMGMQDFVANDLSKRYYRNELTYKDIEYLESNFNLKLEMLERSLKSEIISVKTELDNKIDIVENNLNVKIDTVRSELKSDIKDLDNKIDIVRNELKFDIKDLDNKIDVNKMELKSTLRLHGWMFGILITLNIGIFLALMSLLVK
- a CDS encoding Vsp/OspC family lipoprotein, yielding MKRITFCALLMTLFLLMSCNNSASSPKDGQAAKSDGTLIDLKSVSSKITEAVAFAKSVKDVHTLVKSIDELAKAIGKKVDNAGKLADDADKDKNGSLVAGVYSVVLDIQTKLVALETKINDNELKKQVTEAKTSSTEFINKVKGANATLGKNDAKADDAKKAIDRTSQPNGDKGAEELGKLNTAVDALLKAADAAVESAIKELTTSVKPSNI
- the bdr gene encoding Bdr family repetitive protein, translated to MGLAQPVITQQMVIAELTRAGINRDIAIDLSYRYYKNELTYKDIEYLETTFNLKLEKVEATLQAEIRDLDNKIVNVRNELKSDIKDLDTKIDTVRSELKSDIKDLDNKIDTVENNLNTKIDNVKSELKSDIKDLDNKFDTKFNELDNKIDVNKMELKSTLRLHGWMFGTIITLNIGIILTLISIVYSLLNK
- a CDS encoding Vsp/OspC family lipoprotein — protein: MKRITFCALLMTLFLLMSCNNSGTSPKDGQAAKSDGTILDLDKITKNIKNAVAFAKSVKEVHTLVKSIDELAKAIGKKVGAAGLGDIADHNGSLLAGVYSVIEAVDTKLGALEKQDGLSSDLKAKVGSAKKESTAFLTTVKGATNEFDKEGAKDDDVKKAILKDNGDKTKGREELDKLNTAIDALFTAAEDAVTAAIKELTLPAKPSNT